A part of Rhipicephalus microplus isolate Deutch F79 chromosome 8, USDA_Rmic, whole genome shotgun sequence genomic DNA contains:
- the LOC142768712 gene encoding uncharacterized protein LOC142768712 codes for MLPSIAEIGLLRSCDASVAHYDTSFLIITWSTCNKIERTRSPKLCKLYVTAGTVIIQRMWRGSMHGGLIWKDCDLLGSFEGTKLPNGWLQGRSIFIRQDTGINNNVPAATRGSLLHGRVQCIKNRAQKTNKYKGTASDCSPAQSLQQQKEHIVMSGAAAA; via the exons atgctgccatcg atcgcagagattggtttgttaaggtcctgtgatgcatcggttgcacattatGACACATCattcctcatcattacttggagcacctgtaatAAAATAGAAAGGACACGTTCTCCCAAACTGTGCAAGCTAtacgtcactgctgggactgttatcattcagcggatgtggcgtggaagcatgcatggcggcctcatctggaaggactgcgatctgcttgggagcttcgagggcacaaaactgcctaacggctggctgcaag gacgcagcatattcatccggcaagacactggtatcaacaataatg ttccagcagcaACAAGGGGTTCGTTGCTCCACGGTcgtgtacagtgtatcaagaacagagcacagaagacaaacaagtataaagggactgccagtgactgctctcctgctcaaagtttacaacagcagaaagagcacattgtgatgtcaggagcagctgctgcttaa